The bacterium genome has a window encoding:
- a CDS encoding phosphoadenosine phosphosulfate reductase family protein, producing the protein MVKAKAPLEFQLVMTKKESNILHIACISGGKDSTAMLILIKKYGLPLDYVLFADTGAEFDEVYKTIEDIDIWAKENLNIGITRVKAKYDMIYYLTKYKRKRGKFIGKPYIFPTPRFRWCTWVLKICPMRKFAHKKLKELNKDDYIFYVGYRPDEFQRLKKKRHKEVYPLVKYNINNTLDICSKEGFNFYGLYEKFNRISCWLCPFQSEKDLYALKKYYPEKFKYLLELDKFQRKTTGHGFGFRQNDVLKKISIGFSL; encoded by the coding sequence GTGGTAAAGGCAAAGGCCCCATTGGAATTCCAATTGGTTATGACAAAAAAAGAAAGTAACATATTGCATATTGCCTGTATATCTGGTGGAAAAGATAGTACAGCTATGTTGATTTTAATAAAGAAATATGGTCTTCCTTTAGATTATGTACTGTTTGCGGATACAGGCGCTGAATTTGATGAAGTATATAAAACAATTGAAGATATAGATATTTGGGCAAAAGAAAATTTGAACATTGGCATCACAAGAGTAAAAGCAAAATATGATATGATATATTATTTGACAAAATATAAAAGAAAAAGAGGAAAGTTTATAGGCAAACCATATATCTTTCCTACGCCAAGGTTCCGTTGGTGTACATGGGTTTTAAAAATTTGTCCTATGCGTAAATTTGCACATAAAAAATTAAAGGAATTAAACAAAGACGATTATATATTTTATGTTGGCTACAGGCCAGATGAATTTCAAAGATTGAAGAAAAAACGTCATAAAGAGGTATATCCTTTAGTAAAATATAATATTAACAATACCTTAGATATTTGCTCAAAAGAAGGGTTTAATTTTTATGGATTATATGAAAAGTTTAATAGAATTTCATGTTGGCTTTGCCCTTTCCAAAGTGAAAAGGATTTATATGCATTAAAAAAATATTATCCAGAAAAATTTAAATATTTATTAGAGTTAGATAAATTTCAAAGAAAAACAACAGGTCATGGTTTTGGATTTAGACAAAATGATGTATTAAAGAAAATAAGTATTGGATTTTCATTATGA
- a CDS encoding DNA methyltransferase, with the protein MMGTLKFKTILADPPWQYKNKRAGGSMKSGAAQKYPVISLEKLKTFPINKITDKDCILWLWATVPLLPEALELMKAWGFRYKTAIFWRKIMFLGMGFWFRGQVEMLLLGIKGKIRAFRCQKPNFLQTKVGKHSEKPIEIYQWIEPVSPKPRLELFARRKKPNWYCWGNEIESDIKIDF; encoded by the coding sequence ATGATGGGTACTCTAAAATTTAAAACAATTTTAGCAGATCCACCTTGGCAATATAAGAACAAAAGGGCAGGTGGATCAATGAAAAGTGGAGCGGCACAAAAGTATCCTGTTATAAGTTTAGAAAAATTAAAAACATTTCCAATAAATAAAATAACAGATAAAGATTGCATTTTGTGGCTTTGGGCTACTGTGCCATTGTTACCAGAAGCATTAGAACTTATGAAAGCATGGGGATTTAGATATAAAACAGCAATATTTTGGCGAAAAATCATGTTTTTGGGAATGGGTTTTTGGTTTAGGGGACAGGTTGAAATGTTACTATTAGGAATAAAAGGCAAAATTAGAGCATTTAGATGTCAAAAGCCAAATTTTTTACAGACTAAAGTTGGTAAACATAGCGAAAAACCAATTGAAATATATCAATGGATAGAACCAGTTAGTCCAAAACCAAGATTAGAATTGTTTGCAAGAAGGAAAAAACCTAATTGGTATTGTTGGGGAAACGAAATAGAAAGCGATATAAAAATTGATTTTTGA